The Coffea eugenioides isolate CCC68of chromosome 8, Ceug_1.0, whole genome shotgun sequence genome has a segment encoding these proteins:
- the LOC113780880 gene encoding protein DETOXIFICATION 49-like: protein MLTPLVYENPTLKPQDTLSAKKTHLSLAITEAKCMANIAIPMILTGLLLYSRSMISMLFLGRLGELSLAGGALAIGFANITGYSILSGLAMGMEPICGQAFGAQRYKLLGLTLQRTVLMLLWTSIPIALIWCNMKRILLVCGQDHAIATEAQSYIFYSLPDLIALSFLHPLRIYLRSQSITVPLTFCAALSILLHIPINYFLVVVLNLGIKGVAISGVWTNFNLVISLIIYVTFSGVAKKTWGGISSQCLKGWRSLMNLAIPSCISVCLEWWWYEIMILLSGFLLNPQATVASMGILIQTTSLIYIFPSSLSFSVSTRVGNELGASRPEKAKLAAIIGLSSSFMLGLSALSFAIMVRNVWASMFTQDASIIALTSMVLPIIGLCELGNCPQTTGCGVLRGTARPKMGANINLGCFYLVGMPVAIWLSFFLGYDFRGLWVGLLAAQGSCAVTMLVVLVRTDWDLQAQRAKELTATIASFNPIDRNEDEDKLSSEKTDHSLDSSDCRLIDSSPV from the coding sequence ATGTTGACTCCTTTGGTCTACGAAAACCCAACACTTAAACCCCAAGACACCCTAAGCGCCAAGAAAACTCATCTGTCCTTGGCAATTACAGAAGCCAAATGCATGGCAAACATTGCTATTCCAATGATACTAACTGGCCTGCTTCTTTATTCACGTTCCATGATTTCCATGCTCTTCCTTGGCCGCCTTGGCGAGCTTTCTCTGGCAGGTGGTGCGCTGGCTATAGGCTTCGCGAATATCACCGGTTATTCCATTCTCTCCGGCCTTGCCATGGGGATGGAACCTATCTGTGGCCAAGCCTTTGGCGCACAAAGATATAAGCTTCTTGGCCTGACTTTACAAAGAACTGTGCTGATGCTTCTCTGGACATCTATCCCAATTGCCTTGATATGGTGTAACATGAAGAGAATTTTGTTAGTTTGCGGCCAGGATCATGCAATTGCAACCGAAGCTCAATCCTACATTTTTTATTCCCTCCCTGATCTCATTGCTTTGTCGTTTCTCCACCCCTTGCGTATTTATCTTAGATCACAATCCATAACAGTGCCTTTGACTTTTTGTGCGGCACTATCAATTCTTCTTCACATCCCaatcaattattttcttgtAGTAGTGCTCAATCTTGGTATCAAAGGTGTTGCCATTAGCGGGGTGTGGACCAATTTCAATCTAGTAATATCCTTGATCATATATGTCACATTTTCGGGCGTTGCCAAAAAGACTTGGGGTGGCATATCCTCTCAATGCCTAAAGGGATGGAGAAGTCTCATGAATTTAGCCATACCTAGTTGCATTTCAGTATGCCTGGAATGGTGGTGGTACGAGATCATGATTTTGCTCAGTGGATTCTTATTAAATCCCCAAGCCACCGTTGCATCGATGGGAATTTTGATCCAGACAACTTCTTTGATCTACATATTCCCATCTTCATTAAGCTTTAGCGTATCAACAAGGGTAGGAAATGAGTTAGGCGCTAGTCGCCCCGAAAAGGCTAAGCTTGCAGCCATAATTGGCTTATCTTCGAGTTTCATGTTGGGATTGTCGGCCCTGTCTTTTGCTATTATGGTAAGGAACGTTTGGGCTAGCATGTTCACTCAAGATGCAAGCATTATTGCCCTGACGTCCATGGTTTTGCCCATAATTGGACTTTGTGAGCTAGGCAATTGCCCTCAGACAACAGGTTGTGGGGTTCTGAGAGGCACGGCTAGGCCGAAAATGGGGGCTAACATCAACTTGGGATGCTTTTATCTTGTGGGAATGCCTGTTGCAATTTGGCTGAGCTTTTTCTTGGGGTATGATTTCAGAGGACTATGGGTGGGACTGTTGGCAGCTCAGGGCTCTTGTGCAGTGACCATGTTGGTTGTTTTGGTTCGTACAGACTGGGATTTACAGGCCCAGAGAGCCAAAGAGTTGACTGCAACAATTGCCAGTTTTAATCCTATTGACAGGAACGAAGACGAAGATAAGTTGAGCAGTGAAAAGACTGATCATTCTTTGGATTCCTCGGACTGTAGACTGATTGATTCTTCACCTGTTTGA